In one Candidatus Eisenbacteria bacterium genomic region, the following are encoded:
- a CDS encoding adenylosuccinate lyase encodes MIARYSRKEMTALFEDETRYRNWLEVELAVAQAMERRGEIPRGVTARIRERARVDMARIDELERTLHHDVIAFLTQVGETVGPEARHLHLGMTSSDLVDTALALTLTRAADLLSKELDALRETVRGLALRYKETPMVGRTHGIHAEPITFGLKLLVWYEELGRARTRLTRAREAIAVGKLSGAVGTLAHLSPELEEQVLGALGLKPEPAATQVVQRDRHAELLSTLALLGASLEKMAVEIRHLQRTEVLEAEEPFREGQKGSSAMPHKRNPVRCERVTGLARLLRANAHAALENVALWHERDISHSSVERVILPDSFLLADFMTSEIREVLAGLIVYPERMLQNLGLTRGLVYSQRVLLALTQAGLAREEAYAVVQRHAMEAWKGGPDLRARLAADPAVTGVLKREELEACFDPKHFTRNVNQVFDRVLGASVVASG; translated from the coding sequence ATGATCGCGCGCTACAGCCGGAAGGAGATGACGGCGCTCTTCGAGGACGAGACGCGCTACCGGAACTGGCTCGAGGTGGAGCTGGCCGTGGCGCAGGCGATGGAGCGTCGCGGCGAGATTCCCCGCGGCGTCACCGCCCGAATCCGCGAGCGGGCGCGGGTCGACATGGCCCGGATCGACGAGCTGGAGAGGACGCTCCACCATGACGTCATCGCCTTCCTGACCCAGGTGGGCGAGACCGTCGGCCCCGAGGCCCGCCATCTGCATCTCGGCATGACCTCCTCCGACCTGGTCGACACCGCGCTGGCGCTGACGCTCACGCGGGCGGCTGATCTTCTCTCGAAGGAGCTGGATGCCCTGCGGGAGACGGTCCGCGGGTTGGCTCTCCGCTACAAGGAGACGCCGATGGTGGGCAGGACCCACGGCATCCACGCCGAGCCGATCACGTTCGGGTTGAAGCTCCTGGTCTGGTACGAGGAGCTGGGGCGCGCGCGGACGCGTCTCACGCGCGCGCGCGAGGCGATCGCGGTCGGGAAGCTCTCCGGCGCGGTGGGGACGCTCGCGCACTTGAGTCCCGAGCTCGAGGAGCAGGTGCTGGGCGCGCTCGGATTGAAGCCCGAGCCCGCGGCGACGCAGGTCGTCCAGCGCGACCGCCACGCGGAGCTTCTCTCGACGCTCGCGCTCCTCGGGGCTTCGTTGGAGAAGATGGCCGTCGAGATCCGCCACCTCCAGCGCACCGAGGTTTTGGAAGCGGAGGAGCCGTTTCGGGAGGGGCAGAAGGGCTCTTCGGCGATGCCGCACAAGCGGAACCCGGTCCGCTGCGAGCGGGTCACCGGCCTCGCGCGCCTCTTGCGCGCCAACGCGCACGCGGCGCTGGAGAACGTCGCCCTCTGGCACGAGCGCGACATCAGCCACTCGAGCGTGGAGCGGGTCATCCTGCCCGACTCGTTCCTGCTGGCCGACTTCATGACGAGCGAGATCCGGGAGGTCCTGGCCGGCCTCATCGTCTACCCGGAGCGGATGCTCCAGAACCTCGGGTTGACCCGCGGCCTCGTCTACTCGCAGCGGGTGCTCCTCGCGCTCACCCAGGCGGGGCTCGCCCGCGAAGAGGCGTACGCCGTCGTCCAGCGTCACGCCATGGAAGCGTGGAAGGGTGGCCCCGATTTGAGGGCCCGGCTCGCCGCGGATCCCGCCGTCACCGGCGTGCTCAAGCGCGAGGAGCTGGAGGCATGCTTCGACCCGAAGCACTTCACTCGGAATGTGAATCAAGTCTTTGATCGCGTTCTCGGAGCGTCAGTTGTCGCCAGTGGCTGA
- a CDS encoding trypsin-like serine protease, with product MSSPELNSPSSRGASKWPLGTLAAGILFGLLLLAALLVGTRGKKRVVSGPQGQVSAATAAESMAENAPGNVDRTRRTAIVEAAQRVGPSVVTLSVVQTRVVQTSPVPLGSEFFEPFFRDMIPQYRYREQIPSMGSGFIISKDGYVLTNEHVVHGADKITVILSDGRSFTGRIVGSHPQYDLAIVKIDGKDLPVAPLGTSNDLLVGEWAIAIGNPFGFLLNDTQPTVTAGVISATRRDIKSQSQTTGIYKNMIQTDAAINPGNSGGPLVNARGEVIGVNTFIFTKSGGSEGIGFAIPIDATKRVVDEIIRFGKVRNVWIGVRTWEITPYVAERLGTADRNGLYVAVIERGSPADKAGVKVGDIIRKVNGTPVRDSNEAYRVIFGASVGDTISLTVERDGKLLTMKLLLEETPEE from the coding sequence ATGTCGTCGCCTGAACTGAATTCACCTTCCTCGCGCGGTGCGAGCAAATGGCCCCTCGGCACCCTGGCGGCGGGGATTCTCTTCGGCCTCCTGCTCCTGGCCGCGCTCCTTGTCGGGACGCGCGGCAAGAAGCGCGTGGTATCCGGCCCCCAGGGCCAGGTGTCGGCCGCGACCGCCGCCGAATCGATGGCGGAGAACGCCCCCGGAAACGTCGACCGGACCCGCCGGACCGCGATCGTGGAAGCGGCGCAGCGGGTCGGCCCCTCGGTCGTCACGCTCAGCGTGGTGCAGACGCGCGTCGTCCAGACCTCGCCGGTCCCACTCGGGAGCGAGTTCTTCGAGCCGTTTTTCCGGGACATGATCCCGCAGTACCGCTACCGGGAGCAGATCCCGAGCATGGGCTCCGGGTTCATCATCTCCAAGGACGGCTACGTTCTGACCAACGAGCACGTCGTGCACGGCGCGGACAAGATCACCGTGATCCTCTCCGACGGGCGCTCGTTCACGGGGCGGATCGTCGGCTCGCACCCGCAATACGACCTCGCGATCGTCAAGATCGACGGCAAGGACCTTCCCGTCGCGCCGCTGGGCACCTCGAACGATCTCCTGGTAGGGGAGTGGGCGATCGCGATCGGGAACCCGTTCGGGTTCCTGCTGAACGATACGCAGCCGACCGTGACCGCGGGCGTGATCAGCGCGACCCGGCGCGACATCAAATCGCAGAGCCAGACCACCGGGATCTACAAGAACATGATCCAGACCGACGCAGCCATCAATCCAGGGAACTCGGGCGGGCCGCTCGTGAACGCGCGCGGCGAGGTCATCGGGGTCAACACGTTCATCTTCACGAAGAGCGGAGGCTCGGAGGGGATCGGCTTCGCGATCCCGATCGACGCCACGAAGCGCGTCGTGGACGAGATCATCCGCTTCGGAAAGGTCCGGAACGTCTGGATCGGCGTCCGTACTTGGGAGATCACGCCGTACGTCGCGGAGCGCCTCGGCACCGCGGATCGGAACGGCCTCTACGTCGCGGTCATCGAGCGGGGGAGCCCCGCGGACAAGGCCGGCGTCAAGGTGGGGGACATCATCCGCAAGGTGAACGGGACGCCCGTGCGGGACAGCAATGAGGCCTATCGCGTGATCTTCGGGGCGAGCGTCGGGGACACGATCTCGCTGACCGTGGAGCGCGACGGGAAGCTCCTCACGATGAAGCTCCTGCTGGAAGAGACGCCCGAGGAATAA
- the truA gene encoding tRNA pseudouridine(38-40) synthase TruA, whose translation MWPPGSSRSWARCFGSENRTETRSTRAATGWAPGGEAGFGPPGAGPRWGRSRGERHRPRGCFVASDRREAAYRLVIEYDGSEFHGWQVQRSHRTVQGEIETALKRLAHGPVRIAGAGRTDAGCHAAGQVASVKLTTRLSAERLRLALNGILPGDVRIVQVEEVGPEFHARFDAMRRSYRYVIEPRIVPIRRRYAWARAVRAGVAALNEASRPLLGAHDFTTFSKQGSENGGPLCRVTRARWSGRRGRLRFDIESDRFLYTMVRRIVATVVRESESGAGAGAVESALEARDRRAAAPPAPAHGLYLMRVRYPRVGWIPKESLNVVA comes from the coding sequence ATCTGGCCGCCTGGCTCCTCCCGTTCCTGGGCACGATGCTTCGGGTCGGAGAATCGTACGGAGACGCGCTCCACGCGCGCGGCTACCGGCTGGGCGCCCGGCGGCGAAGCGGGCTTCGGGCCACCTGGGGCTGGGCCGAGATGGGGGCGATCGCGGGGGGAGCGGCATCGGCCGCGTGGCTGCTTCGTGGCGTCTGACCGCCGGGAGGCGGCGTACCGCCTGGTCATCGAGTACGACGGCTCGGAGTTCCACGGCTGGCAAGTGCAGCGGTCGCATCGAACGGTTCAGGGAGAAATCGAGACCGCGCTCAAGCGCCTGGCGCACGGCCCGGTCCGCATCGCGGGCGCGGGGCGGACCGACGCGGGATGCCACGCCGCGGGCCAGGTCGCGAGCGTGAAGCTCACGACGCGGCTCTCGGCGGAGCGGCTCCGGCTGGCGCTCAACGGCATCCTTCCCGGCGACGTCAGGATCGTCCAGGTGGAAGAGGTCGGGCCGGAATTCCACGCGCGGTTCGACGCGATGCGGCGCTCCTACCGATACGTCATCGAGCCTCGGATCGTCCCGATCCGGCGGCGTTACGCCTGGGCGCGCGCGGTTCGAGCGGGGGTCGCGGCGCTCAACGAGGCGTCCCGGCCGCTCCTCGGCGCGCACGATTTCACGACGTTCTCGAAGCAGGGAAGCGAGAACGGTGGCCCGCTCTGCCGCGTCACGCGCGCGCGGTGGTCCGGGCGCCGCGGGCGGCTGCGCTTCGACATCGAATCGGACCGGTTCCTGTACACTATGGTTCGCCGGATCGTGGCCACGGTCGTTCGCGAGTCGGAGAGCGGGGCCGGCGCGGGCGCGGTGGAATCCGCGCTCGAAGCAAGGGATCGCCGGGCCGCCGCACCGCCCGCTCCGGCGCACGGTCTCTACTTGATGCGGGTTCGGTATCCCCGGGTGGGATGGATCCCCAAGGAGTCTCTGAATGTCGTCGCCTGA
- the lnt gene encoding apolipoprotein N-acyltransferase produces MPSTSRRKPAAKSDFISSRLRRPLAAAASGILLSLSFPSAGLWPLVFVALVPLLVVLHHDSPGPGATAATPRGARWAPWIAGIVFNAVLFSWIVRLPAHAMTHPWLIFPGLLALALYLGLFMALFGWIVRLVRRRLGWPVLAAAPIAWAASEWARSSGVLGCPWGNVGYALAEHPAWIQAASLAGAPGLSFWILVTNSLVAAAAVSRRWWARAAWVILALLVVWLPVRWGETRLREPRGRPLARVALVQPSIPSDVKWNPALQDSVVGTLARMTRVAASLMPRPNLIVWPETALPYYVRLERVKLKAFVDLVREAGVPVLAGYPDARLSNNGSVLTYNAAGLVLPNGTFGGQYEKIHLVPFGERVPFQGLLPFLGKIDLGQAEWTPGTRPVVFTAGGSSFGVLICFESIFPDLARRYALEGAQYLVNITNDEWFGKSAGPVQHAEMAILRSVELGLSTARCANTGVSMLIDPYGRVVERTPLFKEALLTGDVWVGAGPTLFLQWGDWVTSLCLGLTLILVVISWYRPLQRLGTALTPKG; encoded by the coding sequence ATGCCATCTACCAGTCGGCGGAAGCCCGCCGCGAAGTCCGACTTCATTAGCAGTCGGCTTCGCCGGCCGCTCGCCGCGGCGGCATCGGGAATTCTCCTCAGCCTCTCCTTTCCGTCCGCGGGGCTCTGGCCCCTGGTGTTCGTCGCCCTCGTTCCGCTCCTGGTGGTCCTCCACCACGACTCGCCCGGGCCCGGCGCGACGGCGGCCACGCCGCGCGGGGCGCGCTGGGCGCCGTGGATCGCCGGCATCGTCTTCAACGCGGTGCTCTTCTCGTGGATCGTGCGGCTGCCCGCCCACGCGATGACACATCCGTGGCTGATCTTCCCGGGCCTCCTCGCTCTCGCGCTCTACCTTGGGCTCTTCATGGCCCTCTTCGGATGGATCGTCCGGCTCGTGCGGAGGCGTCTCGGCTGGCCCGTGCTCGCCGCCGCGCCGATCGCGTGGGCGGCGAGCGAATGGGCCAGGTCCTCCGGGGTGCTCGGCTGTCCCTGGGGCAACGTCGGCTACGCGCTCGCCGAGCACCCGGCCTGGATCCAGGCCGCGTCGCTCGCCGGCGCGCCGGGCCTGAGCTTCTGGATTCTCGTTACGAACTCCCTCGTCGCCGCCGCGGCGGTCTCGCGGCGGTGGTGGGCCCGCGCGGCGTGGGTGATCCTGGCCCTGCTCGTGGTCTGGCTCCCGGTCCGCTGGGGGGAGACCCGGCTTCGCGAGCCGCGCGGGAGGCCCCTGGCACGCGTCGCCCTCGTCCAGCCGAGCATCCCGAGCGACGTCAAGTGGAACCCCGCCCTGCAGGACTCGGTCGTCGGAACGCTCGCGCGGATGACGCGCGTGGCGGCCTCGCTGATGCCGCGTCCCAACCTCATCGTCTGGCCCGAGACCGCGCTCCCGTATTACGTGCGCCTGGAGCGGGTCAAGCTCAAGGCTTTTGTCGATCTCGTCCGGGAGGCCGGCGTGCCGGTGCTGGCGGGCTATCCGGACGCGCGCCTCTCGAACAACGGGAGCGTCCTCACGTACAACGCCGCGGGCCTGGTCCTGCCGAACGGCACGTTCGGGGGGCAGTACGAGAAGATTCACCTCGTCCCGTTCGGCGAGCGGGTTCCGTTTCAGGGGCTGCTCCCGTTTCTCGGAAAGATCGATCTGGGGCAGGCCGAGTGGACCCCGGGAACGCGCCCCGTCGTCTTCACGGCCGGGGGCTCGTCGTTCGGCGTGCTCATCTGCTTCGAATCGATCTTCCCGGACCTCGCCCGCCGTTACGCGCTCGAGGGGGCGCAGTACCTCGTGAATATCACGAACGACGAATGGTTCGGGAAGTCGGCCGGGCCCGTGCAGCACGCGGAGATGGCGATCTTGAGGTCGGTCGAGCTGGGGCTCTCCACGGCGCGATGCGCGAACACGGGCGTCTCGATGCTGATCGATCCGTACGGCCGCGTCGTCGAGCGGACGCCGCTCTTCAAGGAAGCACTCCTCACCGGGGACGTCTGGGTCGGAGCCGGCCCGACGCTGTTCCTCCAGTGGGGGGACTGGGTTACCTCCCTCTGCCTCGGCCTCACGCTGATTCTCGTCGTGATTTCGTGGTACCGGCCGCTCCAGCGCCTGGGCACCGCGTTGACACCGAAGGGATGA
- a CDS encoding Gfo/Idh/MocA family oxidoreductase, with translation MRTRSPRMRTRWPHRERTRARTIRGLIRLDFATPVPILARSSPPSRRRSLFGSPHLAQRPIRLGVIGVGVVAQVNHLPALKSRRDVEVVAVCDDDVEKARMVAQHFGIGRAVADYESLLRSDDIDAVIIATPNHLHAPMTQAALGYGKHVLCEKPAARTAAEAAQMAVAAERSGKVLMYAMNNRFRSDVSVLRGYLERKELGKIFYVKTGWLLRRTERRGPGWYENKKSSGGGVLMDLGVQMLDLSLWLLGNPKVVSVTASKYVTDPRKDVEDTVAAFLVLDGGASLTLEVSWALLLERNFPYLNLFGTDGAALLNPFRIHKELNGNLLNVTPPLESTKNIYKQSYERELDHFLRCLTQGERPMASAEEGHDLMQVIDAIYQSAEARREVRLH, from the coding sequence ATGCGCACGCGGTCGCCGCGGATGCGCACGCGGTGGCCGCACCGGGAACGAACACGCGCGCGGACGATACGCGGCCTGATTCGCCTTGATTTCGCGACACCGGTCCCTATACTCGCGCGAAGTTCGCCGCCTTCACGACGCCGATCCCTCTTCGGGAGCCCTCACTTGGCCCAACGTCCCATCCGACTCGGAGTCATCGGGGTCGGAGTCGTCGCCCAGGTCAACCATCTTCCCGCGCTGAAGTCGCGGAGGGACGTGGAGGTGGTCGCGGTCTGCGACGACGACGTCGAGAAGGCCCGCATGGTGGCCCAACATTTCGGAATCGGCCGCGCGGTCGCCGACTATGAGTCGCTCCTTCGCTCGGACGACATCGACGCGGTCATCATCGCCACCCCGAATCACCTCCACGCGCCGATGACCCAGGCCGCGCTCGGCTACGGGAAGCACGTCCTCTGCGAGAAGCCGGCGGCCAGGACCGCGGCGGAGGCGGCCCAGATGGCCGTCGCGGCCGAGCGCTCGGGCAAGGTTCTCATGTACGCCATGAACAACCGGTTCCGGAGCGACGTGTCCGTGCTGCGCGGCTACCTCGAGCGCAAGGAGCTCGGGAAGATCTTCTACGTCAAGACGGGCTGGCTGCTGCGCCGGACCGAGCGCCGCGGACCCGGCTGGTACGAGAACAAGAAGAGCTCGGGGGGAGGGGTGCTCATGGACCTCGGGGTCCAGATGCTCGATCTCTCGCTCTGGCTCCTCGGAAACCCCAAGGTCGTCTCGGTGACGGCATCGAAGTACGTGACCGATCCGCGGAAGGACGTCGAGGACACGGTGGCCGCGTTTCTGGTCCTGGACGGTGGTGCCTCGCTCACGCTGGAAGTCAGCTGGGCCCTGCTGCTCGAGAGGAACTTCCCGTACCTGAACCTCTTCGGCACCGACGGCGCGGCGCTCTTGAATCCGTTTCGCATCCACAAGGAGCTGAACGGGAACCTGCTCAACGTGACCCCGCCGCTGGAATCGACGAAGAACATCTACAAGCAGTCGTACGAGCGCGAGCTGGACCATTTCCTCCGCTGCCTGACCCAAGGCGAGCGCCCCATGGCCTCCGCCGAGGAAGGGCACGATCTCATGCAGGTCATCGATGCCATCTACCAGTCGGCGGAAGCCCGCCGCGAAGTCCGACTTCATTAG
- a CDS encoding sigma-54-dependent Fis family transcriptional regulator: MMAVGWEHDRRRALEIEELATDGYGPHAETLGLVGRSRAVIELGHRIAALAPSPATVFVHGETGTGKELIARALHSESPRSERPFLPHNFASIPDSLVESELFGHAKGSFTGAHADRPGLFELANGGTLFLDEIGDASPSVQSRLLRVLQEGELRRVGDGRVRRVDVRIVAATHRDLAAEVRGARFRADLFYRLHVLTIRAPSLRERSEDVPLLVAYILRRLSRRQRPEARRITGEALDVLARYPWPGNVRELETALERAVHALGPGGTLTHDSLGEGLAAVDVPVVRERAENLRGRTRELEVEMIQSALRRTGGNRTRAARSLGLTRQGLWKKIRRLARDEVAADAHAVAADAHAVAAPGTNTRADDTRPDSP; encoded by the coding sequence ATGATGGCTGTGGGATGGGAGCACGACCGTCGCCGGGCGCTCGAGATCGAGGAGCTCGCCACGGACGGGTACGGGCCGCACGCCGAGACGCTCGGCCTGGTCGGCCGAAGCCGCGCGGTGATCGAGCTGGGGCATCGGATCGCGGCCCTGGCGCCGAGCCCGGCGACCGTATTCGTGCACGGCGAGACGGGAACGGGGAAGGAGCTGATCGCGCGGGCGCTCCATAGCGAGAGTCCCCGCTCCGAGCGTCCGTTCCTTCCCCACAACTTCGCCTCGATCCCCGATTCCCTGGTCGAGAGTGAGCTCTTCGGTCATGCGAAGGGCTCCTTCACCGGCGCCCACGCCGACCGGCCCGGTCTCTTCGAACTCGCGAACGGGGGCACCCTGTTCCTGGACGAGATCGGCGACGCGAGCCCCTCGGTGCAGAGCAGGCTCCTCCGCGTGCTCCAGGAAGGCGAGCTCCGCCGCGTCGGCGACGGCCGCGTTCGTCGCGTCGACGTGCGCATCGTGGCCGCGACGCACCGCGATCTGGCCGCCGAGGTCCGCGGGGCGCGCTTCCGGGCCGATCTCTTCTACCGGCTCCACGTCCTCACCATCCGCGCTCCCTCGCTCCGCGAGCGGAGCGAGGACGTGCCGCTCTTGGTCGCGTACATCCTCCGGCGCCTCTCGCGCCGGCAGCGGCCCGAGGCGAGACGGATCACCGGTGAGGCGCTCGATGTCCTGGCGCGGTACCCCTGGCCCGGGAACGTGCGGGAGCTCGAGACCGCCCTCGAGCGCGCGGTTCACGCGCTCGGTCCGGGCGGGACGCTGACGCACGACTCCCTGGGGGAAGGGCTCGCCGCGGTGGATGTCCCGGTCGTCCGGGAGCGCGCGGAGAACCTGCGCGGCCGCACGCGCGAGCTGGAAGTGGAGATGATCCAGAGTGCGCTCCGGCGCACCGGCGGAAATCGCACGCGGGCGGCCCGTTCTCTGGGACTCACGCGGCAGGGGCTCTGGAAGAAAATCCGCCGCCTCGCGCGCGACGAGGTCGCCGCGGATGCGCACGCGGTCGCCGCGGATGCGCACGCGGTGGCCGCACCGGGAACGAACACGCGCGCGGACGATACGCGGCCTGATTCGCCTTGA
- a CDS encoding phosphoribosylformylglycinamidine cyclo-ligase translates to MGRYEESGVNIRKGQEAVDRIRALCRSTFGPEVVGDLGGFAGAFRVPGAPGQVLLSSLDGVGTKLKVAILCDRHDTVGYDLVCHSANDILVHGAKPLFFLDYIAMGALSPERVELLVRGLARGCREVGCALIGGETAEMPGLYAPGDYDLAGAIVGIAPEAGIIDGSAIEPGDQILGLPSAGLHTNGYSLARSILFDGLGLKITDPFPAGGGTVGDVLLLPHLYYGAPVGVARAAGEVRGMAHITGGGIPGNLVRILPENVRAEIRAAGWPIPPLFRFLSEAGKVPASEAYEVWNMGIGLLMVVRRKDAETIERALKKAGHPAFRVGEAVAGTREVVLA, encoded by the coding sequence ATGGGCCGCTACGAGGAGTCCGGCGTCAATATCCGGAAGGGCCAGGAGGCGGTCGACCGGATTCGGGCGCTCTGCCGGTCCACCTTCGGCCCGGAGGTGGTCGGCGACCTCGGCGGCTTCGCGGGCGCGTTCCGCGTGCCGGGCGCGCCGGGGCAGGTCCTCCTCTCGAGCCTGGACGGCGTCGGCACGAAGCTCAAGGTCGCGATCCTTTGCGACCGGCACGACACGGTCGGGTACGACCTCGTCTGCCACTCGGCGAACGACATCCTGGTGCACGGGGCCAAGCCGCTCTTCTTTCTGGACTACATCGCGATGGGAGCCCTCTCCCCGGAGCGGGTGGAGCTGCTCGTCCGCGGGCTCGCGCGGGGTTGCCGCGAGGTCGGGTGCGCGCTGATCGGCGGCGAGACCGCCGAGATGCCTGGGCTCTACGCGCCGGGCGACTACGACCTGGCGGGCGCCATCGTCGGGATCGCGCCCGAGGCCGGGATCATCGACGGCTCGGCGATCGAACCGGGCGACCAGATCCTCGGGCTCCCGAGCGCGGGACTTCACACGAACGGCTACTCGCTCGCGCGGTCGATCCTCTTCGACGGCCTCGGCCTCAAGATTACGGATCCGTTCCCCGCGGGCGGGGGCACGGTCGGGGACGTGCTCCTCTTGCCGCACCTCTACTACGGCGCGCCGGTGGGGGTCGCGCGCGCGGCGGGAGAAGTGCGGGGCATGGCGCACATCACCGGGGGCGGGATTCCCGGGAATCTGGTGCGCATCCTTCCGGAGAACGTTCGCGCCGAGATCCGCGCCGCGGGCTGGCCCATTCCCCCACTCTTTCGATTTCTCAGCGAGGCGGGGAAGGTGCCGGCGTCGGAAGCCTACGAGGTCTGGAACATGGGAATCGGGCTTCTGATGGTGGTGCGGCGAAAGGATGCCGAGACGATCGAGCGGGCGCTCAAGAAAGCGGGTCACCCGGCCTTCCGCGTCGGAGAGGCCGTTGCCGGAACAAGGGAGGTAGTGCTGGCGTAG
- a CDS encoding HD-GYP domain-containing protein produces MDDLSSQRPASEPNQPAVFGQRLVWLLVPSFLASLPLLLAIFGGEDLKQTRWDMWAIVAWFGLLLAAEALPVPLPRGGTMTVASILDIGAILLFGPWIAGALDLLTTIPAQLAILRNRPGAAALNAGLYASTTIVAGSAYLAAGGELGASHWVRNLVPLLLAGSLYYALNTAWVSFVLGARAREPALTIWRQHFRDGLPQHGLSLGFGLLFAQVRLAAGIPGVLLLVLPLVFARYTLRLYADLREDLVSFVRALSVALDAVDPYTHEHSVRVAEYSVRVARHMGLGSAEVETIRYAALVHDIGKIAQRPDVIRKPTVLSDQERTLMMRHPEAGAKIIGQIRALRDAARMVRTHHWRPDGKGYPPGLTETDVPLGARIIHVCDAFDAMTSDRPYRKGLPIPRALAELRAHAGSQFDREIVEALVLLLDGADAEPVQSIPEPERAEA; encoded by the coding sequence ATGGATGATCTGAGCTCTCAGCGCCCGGCATCGGAGCCGAATCAGCCGGCCGTCTTCGGGCAGCGCCTCGTCTGGCTCCTGGTCCCGTCATTCCTGGCGTCGCTTCCGCTCCTCCTCGCGATCTTCGGCGGCGAGGATCTGAAGCAGACGCGATGGGACATGTGGGCGATCGTCGCGTGGTTCGGGCTTCTCCTCGCCGCCGAGGCGCTCCCCGTGCCGCTCCCGCGCGGGGGCACGATGACGGTGGCGTCGATCCTCGACATCGGGGCGATCCTCCTCTTCGGACCGTGGATCGCGGGGGCGCTTGATCTCCTCACGACGATCCCCGCGCAGCTTGCGATCTTGCGAAACCGGCCCGGAGCGGCCGCGCTGAACGCCGGTCTCTACGCATCGACCACGATCGTCGCCGGCTCCGCGTACCTCGCCGCCGGCGGCGAGCTGGGCGCCTCGCATTGGGTCCGGAACCTCGTTCCGCTGCTCCTCGCGGGCTCGCTCTACTACGCCCTGAACACGGCCTGGGTCAGCTTCGTCCTTGGCGCGCGCGCCCGCGAGCCGGCCCTCACGATCTGGCGACAGCATTTTCGGGACGGATTGCCCCAGCACGGGCTCTCCCTGGGATTCGGGCTCCTCTTCGCGCAGGTGCGCCTCGCGGCCGGCATCCCGGGTGTCCTGCTCCTGGTCCTCCCGCTCGTCTTCGCGCGCTACACGCTTCGGCTCTACGCCGATCTGCGCGAGGATCTGGTGAGCTTCGTCCGCGCGTTGAGCGTGGCGCTCGACGCGGTCGACCCGTACACCCACGAGCATTCGGTGCGCGTGGCCGAGTATTCGGTCCGCGTCGCGCGGCACATGGGGCTCGGGAGCGCCGAGGTGGAGACGATCCGCTACGCCGCGCTCGTTCACGATATCGGGAAGATCGCCCAGCGCCCCGATGTTATCCGGAAGCCGACCGTGCTCAGCGACCAAGAGCGGACGCTGATGATGCGCCACCCGGAGGCTGGGGCGAAGATCATCGGGCAGATCCGGGCCCTGCGCGACGCGGCGCGCATGGTGCGCACACATCACTGGCGCCCCGACGGAAAGGGGTATCCGCCCGGCCTCACGGAGACCGACGTGCCCCTGGGCGCTCGGATCATCCACGTCTGCGACGCGTTCGACGCGATGACGTCGGACCGTCCTTATCGGAAAGGCCTCCCCATCCCGCGCGCGCTCGCCGAGCTTCGCGCCCACGCCGGCTCGCAGTTCGATCGCGAGATCGTCGAAGCGCTGGTGCTCCTCCTCGACGGAGCCGATGCGGAGCCGGTCCAGTCGATCCCGGAGCCGGAGCGAGCGGAGGCGTGA